ggaaaatcatggccttcgctttatcctgatttgatgcttcatttccttgtataatagtatttccaagacctttagcgtcaaggtgaatttcagcatcaagaacccatgataaatagttccttccggtgatgtcaagtgccacaaattcaagttttgataaatttgacatagtgaaaactatcataaaagatgaataagttagagaaataattataataataaacaattaatgaaaacaaaacgattaaggtaaaagaaatgaaaatagagctatatcatgttaacaatctactatttcattttattcttgccataaagtagaaattacatacttgtttcatttcactttatattattgatatatatgtgttaatagaattgaacgtgactaacattatttatatgttccaataaatataaagtaattaaaaaattattgcttgtcaattcatttctcacagttcttcaaaatgccttaaagatatgttttgatccagggagtccatgacattagtgcacagctagtttgatgactttgaggtcctctaagagttgaacacggaaggaaatagttatttaatcactgtaatgtacttaaactatttaagatgcccaagcgcacaagtaatctacaaacagtgagcatatgatatgtactgccataaataagatgattataatgatacataccttaataaaatatggctcaacttagcgggagttaagaataaaattagagctttatgctgataacgtgttataaaataaaagcaatgcagtaaaatgtaaacaagaagagatagagagaatggagaagtgttttattctttcactttggtgtaatttttcattgcaattacatgaccttttataggcataaaaagtaaagatgatggacataaaatagaaaatttaatttttaagttattcacaacatgagcATCCAATATCCAATGTAGCATTCAAAGTAGTATCCAATATACAAACTATTCGTAACAAACATAATATATTAGACAACAATATTTAAGACCCTCTTCCAAGTATGGCGGGAAAAGAAACCTAAATCCTAAAAAAATTTCAGTATTCGCGAAACACAGAGTTCCAATGGCGGAAATAGAGAAGCAGAAAGACAAGGAGAAGGAGAAATTACCATCAGCACCAGTACAAATAGAGCAAGAGGTTCTGCCCAAGACTATCGTGCGCCGGCTTGTGAAGGATAAACTTTCCCAGCTATCCACCGATACTGACATCTCTCTTCTCCGCGACTCTCTCCTTGCGTTCTCCGAAAGCGCCCGCATTTTCATCCATTACCTCTCCGCCACGTAAGCTCTTACTGGGTTTTGCATATTCACTTCAATttattcctttttaaaaataaaattccaCAAATTCCCCGAAAATTATGAAAAAAGTAATGATTGATTTGTTGTGAAATTAGGTGTTTTTTGAGTTTTTGTGATCCAGGATTTAATAGGGTCTTTACAAAATTAAGCCTTTTTTCTGATTGATTGTGATGTTATTGAGGTTCAGCTTCTTTTTTTTAAAGTTGAAATTTAGTATTGTAAATTGACTTGAAGTTGGCTTATTTTGGGACTTTGGGTGCTTTCTGAAATTTTGTGATCTAGGATTTTAGTGGGGTTCTGTGTATTGGCTATTCTTTTACTGGTTGATAGTTAAATTTTTTGGTGATTAGTAGGATGTACCCTAAAAATTGGAAATCAATGAATATAAAGTGATTGATTGTGGATCTGAGCAAACAATAATTAATTGATTGGTTGAAGTGGAACATAAAAAGGCATGCTTTGTGTTGACAGTTGAGAAAATGGAGGAAACGTTGTATTATCATCAGTTGATGTTGAAAGAAGATGGAAACatatgttttctttttctcttctataATATTTCAGTTCAATGAGTGAGCTCATTTGAGTTGTTCAATTTCAGTGCTAATGACATATGCAAGGAGTCTAAGAGGCAAACGATAAATGCGGAGGATGTGTTCAAGGCTCTTGAAGAGATTGAGTTTCCCGAGTTCATTGAGCCTCTTAGAGCTTCTCTCGAGGGTCAGTTTCTTTTCACTGATTTAGAAGTCTTTAATGATGTATTTTTCTCATGATGCTGAGCACTTTTCCATCTTAGGCTACAAATCCTTTTATTCACAATTCTTACAATCACATGTCAACTTTGTGGTCAGATTTCTAGATTGTTGTGTCTATTTACTTCTTATATATTACTTTCAGAATTAAGCGAACATGTGCTACAGTAATGGATAGTATATCAATTGGCAAAACAAAGTGTTGATTACAGTTATCTTTTCTCTTATTCTTCTTATTGCTTGAAAGCTTTAGCAATATCTTTCTACTAAAACTAAGATATATTACTGAACTAAATTTGCCAGAGGTGGGCTAATGAAAGATGATTGGCTTCTTCATTTTGCCATGTAAACAGTTCCATCGAGTTAAATAAAATGAGATAGAGGGTGTAACTAAAATTGGCAGGTTATGTAGCATAATCAGGTGCATGATTACTTGATAGCTTGTTTAGGTCAGCAGTTAAGCATATTTATACTAGTGACGAGACAATTGTTTGTCCTTTGTTTTCCTAAAACCAAAGCTGCGCTGCAGCCTCATCAGGTTGGAGGCTGGCACTTGTTGTGGTCTTCCTGAATAAAATGGGATGTTCTGTGGTTGAAACTGTTCAATTTTATTTTAGTAACATGGATAAGCTGGGGTACCAGTACCCCATACATTAGTTCAAATAAATTAGATCACCTTGCATTACTATGGAGAGTTGGCCTTCTAACTGTATCTGAAACCTCTCTCCCACCCAAATAAAGAAGGTAGAAAGAAAGACCAGAGTATTAATCTCTATGCACTTCCTCACTGCTACTCACACTGCAAAGAATCGTTTAATTTTTACATATATTTGGTTAAACTGAGAAATAAGGGTCGGAAATGATCAGCTATGCCGATTCTGTTGTGTTAGGGCAAAGAGATTTAAAGGTAATGAATAGTTGATGAGGAGAGGAGTAGATGTATATTAATACACCAGGTCTAAATCCACTACAAAAGGTTACTAATGACTGTTTTTGTCTCCCGACGATGGCTAATTATTCTGGAACAGAAATGTGAAACCTTTAATGGAAGGTTTCACATTAAGCTTGTTCAGAGGCACTCTATTAAAGGTCAAAACAACAAAAAGTGctgaaattagaaaataaatgctcatagttcttcttatgggggcATTTTAAGGTTGGGGATAATTTTGAGAGTTGCCAGACTCACTAGCTCTCTTTACCCTGTACAAGTTGAGCATAATGTTGCTTATTGATCACTCTGAGCCGCTGATCTTGTTATCGGTCTTAATgccaaatatatgcaaattaacAACTTGTATTTTTGTCTCACCTATCCAGGACATGCAGTGAGTATTAGAACCAATATGTCCCGACTTATTATACTCAAGTATTTGAATATTTTTTCATATGAATTAGAAGGAAAAAACTATTTTCCATTTTTTGTACATGTATGCAGATATTCTTCTCATAAATTCTGCAACTTATCTGATATTTCACACAATCGAACCTCTTTTACCccgaggcggatccaggatttaggGGTTACGGGTGCCGACCTAATCGATTTGATCAACTCGAGCGTCGGTTCGGGTTATACATCCTTTTTATTTATATAGACAAATAGATCAAACGAAAGAAAATATAATAACTATAACTAATTGACGCAAAGCATAAAACTTCCAACAATATTTTTAATATCATACACAATCTATTTACAATTGTCCTCTACGAGCTTTCATATTTTGAAAACGATCAATAATGATTTTAACTTTGGGGAGTTGGGGCtttgttttaccttttgaaaATTGGCGTTTGGGAAAGATCCTCAAAAAGGATTTTAActttctatattaattataagagaatacttttattattattttatcttatttgtttatacttaattaaACAAACAGAAAAGTCAAACATTTAATATAAAATATAGAAGAGTGTGCTGTGTAGTGTATTTAATCTCCTTAAATTGCAACTGAATGTAAGCCAAAAAATTATTTGCTCCCACCAGGATTCGAAGTCTTGCCCTGCTGAACAAAAAGGCAGACCTTTGCCATTGGCACCTTTGCCACTTTTGTTTTATGGGGTGGCACTTTAAATATATATCCTATTTGTTatacatatttacatatatacataaaGTTTTCGCCGAAACTTGCGGGTGGCGTACCACCCCGAACCATGTACATAGATCCGCCCCTGCTTTTACCCCCTTCTTTATGGAATATGTAATCATTACCTCATTGAATCTCCACTTTAAACTATCATGAATCATCAATATTTGTAATTCTACCTTGTCTGGGATCATCTTTGATTCTAATTGGTGTCCTATTCGAGATTCCTCTTGTGATAAGCTTCAGACAGTCAGACAAGTATCATTTGCTCGTCATGCATTTTACATCATTGAATGGTGAATTTCAGAGAACTCTGTGCAGTATATATGTGTGATAAGTGATAGATTATTGCTTTAAATGGGCTTAATTATCGGATTACAAGTGAGGCACTATGATGTCAAAGAATGTTTACTGTGAATGAATTTACAGCTATCTTTGCCTTtatgttttcttctttctttttgcagTATTCAGACAAAGGAACTCTAAAAGGAAGTCAGGATCAATGAAATCCGCAGAATCTAACAAAAAAGCGAAGCTGAAAGAACCTGTGGAAAATGGGAAGGCCAAGATGAAAGAGCAACCCTCTGACACTGAAAATGAAGATGGACAAGCTGGCGAGCAACCCTCTGATAATGAAAATGAAGATGGACAAGCTGCCGAGCACCCCTCTGATAATGAAAATGAAGATGGACAAGCTGAAGGCGAGGATAGTGGTGATGAATAAAGAGATTATTACACACGCCTGCTCTGCTAGGAATACGAGTAGGGGGTTGTCCTATCTATTAGACATCTTACTCATGCCTTGTTAACCCCTCAAAATCTGTAATCTTGGATGCAAAATTAACAAACAGTTAATAGAGTTGTGTTGCTGAGCAAAATGAAGATATTTGGGAATTATTGTCCTTTTGTCCGTCCTTATGTTCAGTGTGTTTCTTTCTGTAATATCGCGCATTTCTCTTTTTATTACATTTGTATTTGAGATATTGTCCATTTGACCTCGGGTTAAGGAATGCCCACATGAGTTCGTCAATGTGTTTACACTTTACAAACACAGGGAAAAGATTTTTTCATACAGGTAATCTTGAGCTTTGCTAAAGTGGCACGTTTAAGCCCATAGTTCATTCTAGTAGTTTGTGAAGATTACAAAAAGCTAACAAAATACATCTTATTTTCTATTTGAGACATTGTCTCCTTGTTGCCTCAATGCCACCATCGATTTCCTGTTCTGATCCGTGCTCGTTAATCTTGTATTTTCTGGATAAGTGATTACTGATTGTGTTTTTCATCTGTAGTATTTTCTTGTCATGTTGGACAGTTGGAGATGCAGAAAGGCAATTCAACTTGCAAAAGAGATAATTAACAGGGTATATGAGTCGAGTTAATTTATCTCTATACTTGACACTTAGAATTAGAATTGAATCAAAGCTACTTGTAAACTAGGAAAGCCCTTCTTCCCAATGCTACATTCAAAAGCCATATAGGGGCTTTCAATATTAAGGAACGAATCAACGACAAACTTAAAAGGGCAGAAAACTCATTTTCTTGACATAACTACCACGATTTACCTGACCAAGTAATTACTTTATCAATTGTGAATTGATTGTAATCGAAGGAGTATAATTTTACTCTCTAATTCACAAGGGGGAGGGATAAGAATTTCTTGTGATTAGGTGCTGAATCAATCCCTGCTACAAGGACTAGCATGGAGCTCTGCTAAAAGAAAGTGGCATCAAAATCGGGGAAGAAAGCCAAATATGCCATAATAAGCAAGGGACCATAGCACATATTTTTACGCAGTGCAGTGTGTTAAAAATTTCTGGGCAGACCTGGACAGACAAATTACATCAAATTATGACCCTCCCTCTTCCATAAGAACTGGATTAACAGAATTATACTTCTAATGATAACTATTAAAGTCAACATTTCCTCTGGACTGAACATTTCCCTTTCTGACTCTGGCACAAATGGATCAATCGAAATCAAAAACCACTTCAATAATAAAAAGGATCTTCTAAATACCAACTCAGTCGTTGCAAAAGCTATCGAATACATAATGCTTACAGGAAAAAGAAGGAAATATACAAACTAAACTATCAAAGGACAAAGATAACTGCTGCCTCCCTCCAAGAAAACTACAACAAATTAATTACAGAAGGTTCCCCATTGGGTAATCAGTAACCCGGGATAGGAGGAATAGGAGGTGCTCCAGAAATCACAAAGGTGACTGGAGTTTAGGCTACTATATGATACTTTCACAATTAACATATTTGCAGAACAAACAGCTTGACAGATGCGATCAGATATAGCAATTTGAAAGAAACTACATCCACTTGAAATCAACACAGGCTCAAATGTAGTAGTTACTGCACTTCAAATAGGTAATGTTCATTTTCCTCACCTCATTGATAATTGCACGTTACTCCTCCTCAGGCTGGTAATCCGACTCTGAAGCACACATACAGAGAAGCTAACCATGTAACTGACTAACTAGCTAAGGGTGGAAGCAAATAGAAAGTTCTTAAGAGCTCAAATCTATATCCCTTTCCCCCACCCTTTGCATCTAAATATGTTGTAAACTACTCCCTGGGGGCTGGGAGCTATATTCCAGTGGAAAGTCCCTCTATGTACTCATATCTAGCACATATATTAAATATTTCATCTTGATCCCAAAAAAAACTTTTTCTGTTCCCCGAATAAAAATGCTGAATAAGAAACTAACAATTGTAGGAGAAGGATTGCTGCTGATAGTTGACACCTATGGTTCAACTGTCAGGTTTTGTATTTGCCGTACATACTACCATTGGTAATGAAAATAGTTTAGTTAACAAAAAGAAAGATCTCATAAAACTGTTCACAACAGGTAAATGAGAATGGTGTTCAATTTTGAGCAACAATCATATTATTGTGTACACCTTTGGAACAATAAAACATGTGACTACAACACTATAACAGCTTTGTCCTTTAGCTTACTGAAGACAGGCAACAACAGAGGGAG
The Nicotiana sylvestris chromosome 11, ASM39365v2, whole genome shotgun sequence DNA segment above includes these coding regions:
- the LOC104230566 gene encoding DNA polymerase II subunit B4 — protein: MAEIEKQKDKEKEKLPSAPVQIEQEVLPKTIVRRLVKDKLSQLSTDTDISLLRDSLLAFSESARIFIHYLSATANDICKESKRQTINAEDVFKALEEIEFPEFIEPLRASLEVFRQRNSKRKSGSMKSAESNKKAKLKEPVENGKAKMKEQPSDTENEDGQAGEQPSDNENEDGQAAEHPSDNENEDGQAEGEDSGDE